A window of Aeromicrobium sp. A1-2 contains these coding sequences:
- a CDS encoding alpha/beta fold hydrolase: protein MATSADGTAIAYDRIGSGPALILLPGATCTRGILASLAETLSAHFTVFAVDRRGRGDSDDMAAPPPYAVEREVEDVEALVAAAGGSAALYGHSSGAALALHATAAEIGVTRLVMHDAPYSTPSMEQAARDWHVHLHETLADDRPGDAVAAFMQKVGLPEQAITGMRNGPGWPAMEAVGSSLAYDSAAMGDAIGGVVPRDLASRVSVPTLVLVGGADLEFMLDAADQLVAALPDGRLEHLVGARHDAGPEVVVPGMLPFLLA, encoded by the coding sequence ATGGCGACCTCAGCGGACGGCACCGCGATCGCGTACGACCGGATCGGCTCCGGCCCGGCGCTGATCCTGCTGCCGGGCGCCACCTGCACGCGCGGCATCCTCGCCTCGCTGGCCGAGACGCTGTCTGCGCATTTCACGGTCTTCGCCGTCGACCGTCGGGGTCGCGGTGACAGCGACGACATGGCGGCGCCCCCGCCGTACGCCGTCGAACGCGAGGTCGAGGACGTCGAAGCGCTTGTCGCCGCAGCGGGCGGGTCAGCAGCGCTCTACGGGCATTCTTCAGGTGCCGCGCTTGCCCTGCACGCCACCGCCGCCGAAATCGGTGTCACCCGACTCGTGATGCACGACGCGCCCTACAGCACTCCGAGCATGGAGCAGGCGGCGCGTGACTGGCACGTCCACCTGCACGAGACCCTCGCGGACGATCGTCCGGGCGATGCCGTCGCAGCATTCATGCAGAAGGTCGGGCTGCCGGAACAGGCGATCACCGGAATGCGCAACGGACCGGGATGGCCGGCGATGGAGGCAGTGGGGTCGTCCCTGGCGTACGACTCCGCGGCGATGGGGGACGCGATCGGAGGGGTCGTGCCGCGCGACCTCGCCAGCCGGGTCTCCGTCCCGACCCTCGTGCTCGTGGGCGGTGCCGATCTCGAGTTCATGCTCGATGCCGCCGACCAGCTCGTCGCCGCGCTGCCCGACGGCCGTCTTGAGCACTTGGTCGGCGCCCGCCACGACGCCGGCCCCGAGGTCGTCGTGCCGGGAATGCTGCCGTTCCTGCTTGCCTGA